The DNA region ATGCCTGGCACCAGTACGGCTACTCGCTCAACTATGCAAGGTGCAAGTTATAAGTTTCCGCGTGCTGGAACGGAACAGAAGCCGGCCGCCCCGACTGGACGAATGGGGAAGTTGCCGGGCAATGACATTTTGTGGCAACGCTTTTCGCTAGTCTGATGATATGCGTGTCATTCTCAATCTTCAGAATGGGCAGGGGCAGACGCTGGAACTTTCTCCCGAGCAGATCCAGACTCTTGGCCTGAATGACCTGACGCCGGGAGAGACGGTTACGGCGACCATCCGGAGAGAAGCTGGTGACGAACGTGCTGTTCGACTGGAGCAGGCGCTAGAGGAACTGATGCAAGAACAGGCTGGCCTTTACCGGCGGCTCAGTGACGCATGATCTATTTTACTGAAGCGGAGATTCTCTACTTCCACGACCGCGTCTTAGCCCAGTTCGGTGGAACGCCAGGTGTCCGGGATAGAGGCTTGCTCCGCTCCGCCCTAGAACAGCCGGCCATGAGTGTCTTTGGGCAGGAGACCCATCCCACGCCAGAGCTGAAAGCGGCTGCTTACCTGTACCATTTGGCGCGGAATCATCCTTTTATCGATGGGAACAAGCGCACAGCCTATACGGCCATGGCCCTGTTTTTGCGCCTAAACGCAATACGGTTTCAGGCCAATGAGGACGAACTGTTCGATTTGACGTTGGCCGTTGCCAATGGCCAGATGAGCAAGGCGGAGATCGCTATGTGGATAGCCGAGCGGCGCTGATTTTTGAAACCGAACTCTACTTAACGGCAGCTCAGCTTCCTGTACCAGCGTTTAGAAGAGGCCTGGAAATTTACAGTAGCAAGGCCCTTTTGGTCCCTCTTGGCGACTTGGCGCACCAGGAGTTCAACAGGAGAAGAACTCTTGGGTTAATCTTAGCGAATTACCGAAGTAGAGCCTCACACCAACCATTCCTTTCCCCCATGCCTCAGCTCAGGCAAGAGCGGAGGGGGAGCCATTTGGAATTGCTGTTTTGTAATTCAGTGTATTAAACCCGGGGCATGGTTCGGCATATGTCTGAAGAAGATACTGGCGCGGATTTTCACCTGGTCCTGGGCATGGCTGCCTGTCCGAGCGACCCCACTGATGCCGAATAGGAAGCAGAAAACAATATCTGGCTTGGACGCTGGAAACCCTTGAATATTTTTGGTCTGGTTGGCAAGGAGCCTGGGCACCAACACACTGTGAACAGCACCCAAGCGTCGCTGAGTCGCTGACACCAAGCCGATGGGCACGGCCTAAGCTGCGACCATGAGGAAACTCGTCCTGTTGGCCCTCGCCGCCGTCCTTCCGTCCGCCAGTGCTCAGGGCACCTTGCTGTACTTCAACGACGCCCATGAACTGGCTCCCCTCGGCGGCGGTCAGCGTGGCGGCATGGCCCGTCTGGCCACACAGATCGAGCAGATCCGCAGCGAACAGCCGGAAACACTTGTCCTCTTCGGTGGCGATCTGGCCGGTGGCACCCTATTTGGCGAGTTCCGTGGCGAACCGATCGTCGAAGCA from Deinococcus radiophilus includes:
- a CDS encoding type II toxin-antitoxin system death-on-curing family toxin, whose product is MIYFTEAEILYFHDRVLAQFGGTPGVRDRGLLRSALEQPAMSVFGQETHPTPELKAAAYLYHLARNHPFIDGNKRTAYTAMALFLRLNAIRFQANEDELFDLTLAVANGQMSKAEIAMWIAERR